TATATACCAAAAAGCCAAGGCATCCCCCAGCCAAAACACTTGAAATCAAAGCTATGTCAAGCCTTCCCTTTATTATAGACACTATCATGAAAGCTACCATCACTACAACAGTTACTCCTGAAGATAATCCATCTAAACCATCCGTAAGATTAACTGCATTTACCGTTCCCGCCAAAACCAATGCCATAAACGGAACATAAAGCCAAACCATTTCAACGTAAATTTTAGCAAAAGGAATCTCTATCTCTGATCCTTCATTAAAATAGAACCATAAAACTACAAACACAGTAATCAATATTTGTCCCAATAATTTTTGTTTCGCATTAAGCCCCAGATTCTGCTTTTTTACTACTTTTATATAATCATCTAAAAAACCTATAACTCCAAATCCTATAGTCGCAAATACTATTACAGTAATTTCGTTAGACACATTTCCCTTGTAAAAAACTTGCATTACTATATAACTTATAATCAAAGTTGCAAGAAACATAAGCCCTCCCATGACAGGCGTTCCGTTTTTCTTCATATGACTTTCCGGGCCTTCTTCTCTTATGCTTTGACCAACTTTCAATTTAATCAATTGAGGTAATATAAGTTTCCCCAAAAACACAGTTATTACAAATGCCAACAATATCACTACACCACTTATAAAAAAATCATTCATTCTTTTGCCTCCCAAACTACTCTCGTATTTACTTCAATATTATGTCTACTCTCTCTAATTTATTAACCTTTGTACCTGCACTAGGATATTGCTCTAATGCCTCATCTTCTTCTTTTATCATCACCCTATCAAATTCAACTATTACATTATTTTTGTCAGCAATAGCTTGGATATCCCTTACTTTCTTGCCAACAAAATTAGGAACTTCAACCTGCTCCTCTATCCATTTTTTCTCTTCTGCAGTATACTTAGGATTTTTTTTCAGATACGGTAGAGCAAACCTGAGTACCTCTCTTGAGGTAGGTAGCGCCATTTTAGACCCATAACGTCCTGTCCTAGGCTCATCAACCACTGTCAATACAAGTATTTCTGGGTCTTCTATAGGAGCTATCCCCATAAAAGAACTCACATACTTGCCATCTGCATACTTGCCATCTACTACCTTTTGAGCAGTACCCGTTTTTCCTCCAATTCTATATCCTGGAATCTTAGCTGCTTTTCCTCCACCCTTAGTTACTACAGTTTCAAGCACACGTCTCATTATAGAAGATGTCTCTTCCGACACCACTCGTCTCCTAACCTTTGGCTCATTTTCACTAATTACATTTCCCTCTACATCAACTAGTTTATCAACAATCATAGGTTCCATCAAATTTCCACCATTAACTATAGTTGAAACAGCAGTTATAAGTTGTAATGGCGTGACAACTATTTTCCCCTGACCATAACACATAGTTGCAAGCTCAATATCCTTTATTGTAGATGGATCACTTGGCAATATGCCTTTAGATTCTCCAACTAATTCAATTCCAG
The genomic region above belongs to Tissierellales bacterium and contains:
- the mraY gene encoding phospho-N-acetylmuramoyl-pentapeptide-transferase → MNDFFISGVVILLAFVITVFLGKLILPQLIKLKVGQSIREEGPESHMKKNGTPVMGGLMFLATLIISYIVMQVFYKGNVSNEITVIVFATIGFGVIGFLDDYIKVVKKQNLGLNAKQKLLGQILITVFVVLWFYFNEGSEIEIPFAKIYVEMVWLYVPFMALVLAGTVNAVNLTDGLDGLSSGVTVVVMVAFMIVSIIKGRLDIALISSVLAGGCLGFLVYNHHPAKVFMGDVGSLALGGAVATIAMALKSPFLIPLAGMIYFAEAISVILQVASFKLRGKRIFKMAPLHHHFELCGWSEIKVVYVFRIVTLIMSIVAILAIV